From Streptomyces sp. NBC_00775, one genomic window encodes:
- a CDS encoding thioredoxin family protein gives MAEVTDADFATEVIGADLPVLVEFTADWCPPCRQMGPVLSALASEEGDRLKVVQLDVDTNPETTNAYKVLSMPTFMVFQGGEPVKAMVGARPKRRLLEELSDVL, from the coding sequence GTGGCCGAGGTGACGGACGCGGACTTCGCGACGGAGGTGATCGGGGCGGATCTGCCCGTGCTGGTGGAGTTCACCGCCGACTGGTGCCCGCCGTGCCGGCAGATGGGGCCGGTGCTCAGCGCTCTGGCCTCCGAGGAGGGCGACCGGCTGAAGGTGGTCCAGCTGGACGTGGACACCAACCCGGAGACGACGAACGCGTACAAGGTGCTGTCTATGCCCACGTTCATGGTGTTCCAGGGCGGTGAGCCCGTGAAGGCGATGGTGGGGGCCCGGCCCAAGCGACGGCTGCTGGAGGAGCTGTCCGACGTGCTCTGA
- a CDS encoding MerR family transcriptional regulator: protein MRIGELAAQAGTTTRTLRYYESRGLLPARRGENGYRTYDEDDLRLLRQIRTLQDFGFDLEETRPFVECLRAGHPEGDSCPASLAVYRRKLGELDALIDELVSVRAKVGEQLARAERARDELAADAEVPGGPEPVCAVFSRGTTPGPPAGRTEG, encoded by the coding sequence ATGCGAATCGGCGAGCTGGCGGCGCAGGCGGGGACGACCACGCGGACTCTGCGCTACTACGAGTCGCGGGGGCTGCTTCCCGCGCGGCGGGGCGAGAACGGGTACCGGACGTACGACGAGGACGACCTGCGGCTGCTGCGGCAGATCAGGACGTTGCAGGACTTCGGGTTCGACCTGGAGGAGACGCGGCCCTTCGTGGAGTGTCTGCGGGCCGGGCACCCGGAGGGCGACTCGTGCCCCGCGTCGCTCGCGGTCTACCGCCGCAAGCTCGGCGAGCTCGACGCGCTGATCGACGAGTTGGTGTCGGTGCGCGCGAAGGTCGGCGAGCAGCTGGCGCGGGCGGAACGGGCGCGGGACGAGCTGGCCGCCGACGCCGAGGTTCCGGGCGGCCCGGAACCCGTATGCGCTGTGTTTTCCCGGGGGACAACCCCCGGACCCCCGGCAGGAAGAACAGAAGGGTGA
- a CDS encoding Lrp/AsnC family transcriptional regulator produces MGDAAEAPKEPRHLRAAANETSVAFDALDRQILELLQSDGRIKLSELGRRVRLSPAAVAERVRRLESAGAITGYGAHVSAPRLGYGLQAFIRVNPHGGYTLKHPRTLELLARPEIVEVHHVVGEDCWILKVAVQDTIHLEDVLGQTSALGRTTTSIVLSSPVERKPLLPPA; encoded by the coding sequence ATGGGAGATGCGGCCGAGGCACCGAAGGAACCACGGCATCTGCGCGCCGCCGCCAACGAAACGTCGGTGGCCTTCGACGCGCTGGACCGGCAGATCCTGGAGCTGCTGCAGAGCGACGGCCGGATCAAGCTCAGCGAGCTGGGCCGCCGCGTCCGGCTGAGCCCGGCCGCCGTAGCCGAACGCGTCCGCCGCCTGGAGTCCGCGGGCGCCATCACCGGCTACGGCGCCCACGTCTCCGCGCCCCGCCTCGGCTACGGCCTCCAGGCCTTCATCCGCGTCAACCCGCACGGCGGCTACACCCTGAAGCACCCCAGGACCCTGGAGCTGCTGGCCCGCCCCGAGATCGTCGAGGTCCACCACGTCGTCGGCGAGGACTGCTGGATCCTCAAGGTCGCCGTCCAGGACACCATCCACCTGGAGGACGTCCTGGGGCAGACGTCCGCGCTGGGCCGTACGACGACCTCGATCGTCCTGTCGTCACCGGTGGAGCGGAAGCCGCTGCTGCCGCCGGCCTGA
- a CDS encoding NAD-dependent epimerase/dehydratase family protein, giving the protein MPEVAVIGGSRYFGKRLIDRLMAAGDRVTVINRGSSAPPAGAIHLIADRNDENSLENALGSRTFDVVIDQVCYTPRQAEIARRVFAGRTRRYVMTSTVEVYEYEDSAALVREDAVDPRTVTVDLELPWDDPDFLDAHYGEGKRQAEAVFTADPAFPYVAVRVAHVLGGADDFTGRLDHYTDRIRTGEPIAVPAVNHPATYIHVEEIADFLAWTAGADFTGPVNAASHGVLTTEALCEAVAVHVPEGKTAFQSVEVGEASPFSFARSYGMDNSRATQLGFAFGEARQWLPQAVAETVGKDN; this is encoded by the coding sequence ATGCCTGAGGTAGCTGTCATCGGCGGAAGCCGGTATTTCGGAAAACGCCTGATAGACCGGCTGATGGCCGCGGGAGACCGGGTCACCGTCATCAATCGCGGCTCGTCGGCACCGCCCGCGGGGGCAATTCACCTCATCGCCGACCGCAATGATGAGAATTCCCTGGAGAACGCCCTGGGTTCGCGGACTTTCGATGTGGTCATCGACCAGGTCTGCTATACGCCGAGGCAGGCGGAGATCGCGCGACGGGTATTCGCGGGACGCACACGGCGGTACGTCATGACGTCCACCGTCGAGGTGTACGAGTACGAGGACTCGGCGGCCCTCGTGCGCGAGGACGCCGTGGACCCCCGTACCGTCACCGTCGACCTCGAACTCCCCTGGGACGACCCAGACTTCCTCGACGCGCACTACGGCGAGGGCAAGCGGCAGGCCGAGGCGGTCTTCACGGCCGACCCCGCGTTCCCGTACGTGGCCGTCCGCGTCGCCCACGTCCTGGGCGGGGCCGACGACTTCACCGGCCGCCTCGACCACTACACCGACCGCATCCGCACCGGCGAACCGATCGCCGTCCCCGCCGTGAACCACCCGGCCACGTACATCCATGTCGAGGAGATCGCGGACTTCCTCGCCTGGACGGCGGGCGCGGACTTCACCGGGCCGGTGAACGCCGCCTCCCACGGGGTGCTCACCACCGAGGCGTTGTGCGAGGCGGTCGCCGTGCACGTGCCGGAAGGCAAGACGGCCTTCCAGAGCGTCGAGGTCGGGGAGGCCTCGCCGTTCTCCTTCGCCCGTTCGTACGGGATGGACAACTCGCGGGCCACCCAGCTCGGTTTCGCGTTCGGCGAGGCTCGCCAATGGCTCCCCCAGGCCGTGGCCGAGACGGTCGGAAAGGACAACTGA